The following proteins are encoded in a genomic region of Sulfurovum indicum:
- the purH gene encoding bifunctional phosphoribosylaminoimidazolecarboxamide formyltransferase/IMP cyclohydrolase: MRALLSVSDKTGIVEFAQGLEKLGWEIISTGGTYRKLSEAGVKVIEIDEVTKFPECFEGRVKTLNPYVHGGILHKRSDEAHVAQAKELGVEGIDLVCVNLYPFKETIERTDDFGEIIENIDIGGPTMVRSAAKNFNDVLIVTDVNDYDEVLSALETNAASLEFRRNLMIKAFEHTAAYDSMIANYMNRRFNDGFGEYQFITGKKVFQTRYGENPHQKGALYEFDKHFTENFKQVKGEASFNNINDVNGALKIASSFGDENAVCIVKHGNPCGFAIKETLLDSYVEALKCDPVSAFGGVVAVNGIVDRELAEKMNEIFLEVVMAADFTPEALEVFEKKKRLKLFAQGGEKLVMSKDAYDFKHVDGGFVFQNSDCICDNEVHNAHLKSDKEATEQEMKDLEIAWKVAGLTKSNCVVYVKNSAMVAVGMGMTSRVDAAQCALKKAKEMGLDVTGAAMASEAFFPFRDSIDTAAEAGVKAIIEPGGSIRDDEVIEAANEYGISLYFTTVRHFLH, encoded by the coding sequence ATGAGAGCATTACTAAGTGTAAGTGACAAAACCGGGATCGTTGAGTTCGCTCAGGGATTGGAGAAGCTTGGTTGGGAGATCATCTCTACCGGCGGGACGTACAGAAAGTTGAGTGAAGCAGGGGTAAAAGTCATCGAGATCGACGAGGTGACAAAATTTCCCGAGTGTTTTGAGGGACGTGTAAAGACCCTGAACCCGTATGTGCACGGAGGGATCCTGCATAAGCGCAGTGATGAGGCACATGTCGCCCAGGCCAAAGAACTTGGTGTAGAGGGTATCGACCTTGTCTGTGTGAACCTTTACCCGTTCAAAGAGACTATTGAGAGAACAGATGATTTCGGTGAGATCATTGAGAATATCGATATCGGCGGACCGACGATGGTACGTTCGGCAGCGAAGAACTTCAATGATGTGCTTATCGTGACGGATGTGAATGACTATGATGAAGTATTGAGCGCACTCGAAACGAATGCTGCAAGCCTTGAGTTCAGACGCAATCTGATGATTAAAGCCTTCGAGCATACAGCAGCGTATGACTCTATGATAGCCAACTATATGAACAGACGCTTCAATGACGGTTTCGGTGAGTATCAGTTCATTACAGGAAAGAAAGTATTCCAGACACGTTACGGAGAGAACCCGCACCAAAAAGGTGCCCTCTATGAGTTTGACAAGCACTTTACAGAGAACTTCAAACAGGTTAAAGGTGAGGCAAGCTTCAATAACATCAATGATGTCAACGGTGCACTCAAGATCGCTTCGAGTTTTGGAGATGAGAATGCAGTATGTATCGTAAAACACGGAAACCCGTGCGGATTTGCCATTAAAGAGACGCTTTTGGACTCTTATGTAGAAGCACTCAAGTGTGATCCTGTATCGGCATTTGGCGGTGTAGTAGCGGTCAACGGTATTGTTGACAGAGAACTTGCCGAGAAGATGAACGAGATCTTTCTCGAAGTGGTTATGGCAGCAGACTTCACACCGGAAGCACTGGAAGTGTTTGAGAAGAAGAAACGTCTTAAACTCTTTGCCCAGGGTGGTGAGAAACTGGTTATGAGCAAGGATGCCTACGATTTCAAGCATGTTGACGGAGGATTTGTATTCCAGAATTCCGACTGTATCTGTGACAATGAAGTGCATAATGCACATCTTAAATCCGACAAAGAGGCAACCGAACAGGAGATGAAAGATCTTGAGATCGCATGGAAAGTCGCCGGTCTGACCAAGTCTAACTGTGTTGTCTATGTGAAAAACTCAGCTATGGTAGCGGTCGGTATGGGTATGACAAGCCGTGTAGATGCAGCACAGTGTGCATTGAAAAAAGCCAAAGAGATGGGTCTTGACGTAACCGGTGCTGCGATGGCTTCCGAAGCATTCTTCCCCTTCAGAGACTCGATTGATACGGCAGCAGAGGCCGGTGTCAAGGCGATCATTGAACCGGGAGGATCGATCCGTGATGATGAGGTCATCGAAGCGGCTAATGAGTATGGTATCTCGCTTTATTTTACTACCGTCAGACACTTCCTGCACTAA
- a CDS encoding DsrE family protein, whose amino-acid sequence MNKLLIVWSSGELEVARKMVLLYGSVILPRGYWDEAHIMIWGPSAKLLAENEALCETVKKVQKSGVTFSCCIVCSDDYGVTEKLASLGIEMTHTGERLTDALQSDWKVITF is encoded by the coding sequence ATGAATAAACTATTGATTGTCTGGAGCTCTGGTGAACTTGAAGTAGCCAGGAAAATGGTCCTGCTCTATGGATCTGTAATACTCCCGCGAGGCTACTGGGATGAAGCCCATATTATGATATGGGGTCCTTCTGCAAAACTTTTGGCTGAAAATGAAGCACTTTGCGAAACGGTGAAAAAAGTGCAGAAGAGCGGGGTGACATTCTCCTGCTGTATCGTCTGTTCCGATGACTATGGGGTCACGGAAAAACTGGCATCACTGGGAATAGAGATGACCCACACGGGCGAAAGACTGACAGATGCACTGCAGAGTGACTGGAAAGTCATAACATTCTGA
- a CDS encoding TrmH family RNA methyltransferase produces MNFIEVDDINLPEVQIYRQLRENAFTKERSFIADSPKVVNLLIGSGVEVKSIFATQAYYDTHKDFLEDHIIPTAYIAPKAVLEQIVGHRLHHNVMMHAIRPKENRLEELDDHIIMLDEISNADNIGAIARSAAALGVGSYLLPRQGPHPYARRAVRVSMGHIGKLHYHCYKDIKETILKLKELGYRIFAAEVTEDSTPLSEVNIPQKWVLLMGHEQLGISSDILDLCDEVVTIEMEEGIKSFNVAIAASIMMYQFKHACGC; encoded by the coding sequence ATGAATTTTATTGAAGTAGACGATATCAATCTGCCGGAAGTACAGATCTACCGGCAACTGCGTGAAAATGCCTTTACAAAGGAGAGATCCTTCATCGCAGACAGTCCCAAAGTGGTCAACCTTCTCATTGGCTCCGGTGTAGAGGTCAAAAGTATTTTTGCAACACAGGCATATTATGACACCCATAAAGATTTTCTGGAGGATCACATAATCCCGACAGCCTATATTGCACCCAAAGCCGTACTTGAACAGATTGTAGGGCACAGGCTTCACCATAATGTTATGATGCATGCCATACGTCCCAAAGAGAATAGACTCGAAGAGCTGGATGATCACATCATTATGCTTGATGAGATAAGCAATGCCGACAATATTGGGGCCATCGCCCGTTCTGCAGCTGCACTGGGAGTAGGCTCCTATCTTCTCCCCAGACAGGGACCGCACCCCTACGCCAGACGTGCCGTACGTGTCTCCATGGGACATATCGGAAAACTGCACTACCACTGTTATAAGGACATAAAAGAGACTATTCTAAAGCTCAAAGAACTGGGCTACCGTATCTTTGCCGCAGAGGTCACAGAAGACTCAACACCGCTTTCAGAAGTAAATATCCCGCAAAAGTGGGTACTTCTGATGGGACATGAACAGTTAGGTATCAGCAGTGATATACTGGATCTTTGTGATGAAGTCGTGACCATTGAGATGGAAGAGGGGATCAAAAGTTTCAATGTAGCGATCGCAGCATCAATCATGATGTACCAATTCAAACATGCCTGTGGATGTTAG
- a CDS encoding rhodanese-like domain-containing protein — translation MKKILFVLFFLATSLFAELQQVWATPEFFEKNPTIKVIDIRTPGEWRETGIVKGSIPIMFFDEKGRFDLPKFLDELNKVVKKDEPFALICRTGSRTTEVSKFLAYRLGYKVINLKGGLMNLMRMGYRPVRYLK, via the coding sequence ATGAAGAAGATATTATTTGTATTGTTTTTTTTGGCAACATCACTTTTTGCAGAACTGCAGCAGGTGTGGGCAACTCCGGAGTTTTTTGAAAAGAACCCCACAATAAAAGTCATCGATATCAGAACACCTGGCGAATGGAGAGAGACCGGAATCGTCAAAGGGTCTATTCCTATTATGTTCTTTGATGAGAAAGGGCGTTTTGATCTGCCAAAGTTCCTGGATGAGCTCAATAAGGTTGTCAAAAAGGATGAGCCGTTCGCACTCATATGCCGTACGGGAAGCAGAACAACTGAAGTCTCAAAGTTTCTTGCCTACAGACTGGGATACAAAGTCATAAATCTCAAAGGAGGGCTGATGAACCTTATGCGGATGGGATACAGGCCTGTACGTTATTTAAAGTAG
- a CDS encoding DnaJ C-terminal domain-containing protein, producing MSKSLYETLGVSENASADEIKKAYRKLARKYHPDINKDAEAQEKFKEINAAYEVLSDPEKKAQYDQFGDQMFGGQNFHDFARGQGAGVDLDEILRQMFGGGGAGSFGGFGGFSGGSSGFGGFGTPDLDIHARITVPFMVSINGGKHNISVNGQNFDIKIPAGIKSGETLRVRGKGKQYNGHSGDLLIKVEVADSGEYERKGNDLYKTFDVSLKEALFGGKVQVQTPEKEVSLKVPKNTRNGQKFRLKGKGVPDRKTAMKGDLYLIANVILPDVDSLDPELRKVCEEKL from the coding sequence ATGTCAAAAAGTTTATATGAGACCTTAGGTGTCAGCGAAAATGCGAGTGCTGACGAGATAAAAAAAGCATACAGAAAACTCGCAAGAAAATACCACCCTGATATTAACAAAGATGCAGAAGCTCAGGAGAAGTTCAAGGAGATCAATGCTGCCTATGAAGTACTCTCGGACCCTGAGAAGAAAGCGCAGTATGACCAGTTCGGTGATCAAATGTTCGGTGGTCAGAACTTCCATGACTTTGCACGCGGTCAGGGTGCAGGTGTGGATCTTGATGAGATCCTTCGTCAGATGTTCGGCGGCGGCGGTGCCGGCAGCTTTGGCGGTTTTGGAGGATTCAGTGGGGGATCCAGCGGTTTTGGAGGCTTCGGTACGCCGGACCTTGATATTCATGCGCGTATAACCGTACCTTTCATGGTCTCTATTAACGGCGGAAAACACAACATCTCCGTAAACGGTCAGAATTTTGACATCAAGATACCGGCCGGTATCAAGAGCGGAGAGACACTGCGTGTCAGAGGAAAAGGAAAGCAGTATAACGGACATAGCGGTGATCTGCTTATTAAAGTAGAAGTGGCAGATTCCGGTGAGTATGAAAGAAAAGGCAATGATCTTTACAAGACCTTTGATGTGTCACTCAAAGAGGCTCTCTTTGGCGGAAAAGTACAGGTGCAGACTCCGGAGAAAGAGGTCTCACTGAAGGTACCGAAAAATACAAGGAACGGACAGAAATTCAGACTTAAAGGCAAAGGGGTACCTGACAGAAAGACAGCGATGAAAGGTGACCTCTATCTCATTGCCAATGTCATACTTCCCGATGTGGACTCACTTGATCCTGAATTAAGAAAAGTATGTGAGGAAAAGTTATAA
- a CDS encoding heat shock protein transcriptional repressor HspR: MHSYDEPVYLISVVATMLDIHPQTLRQYEREGLVEPSRTQGRMRLYSQRDIDRMKLILRLTRQMGVNLAGVDIVLQLKEQIDEMQKEIDTLREELSKVNRNGSVHSSKALVAKNSYDIIIFEE; the protein is encoded by the coding sequence ATGCATAGCTATGATGAACCCGTATATTTGATCTCAGTTGTGGCGACGATGTTGGATATCCATCCGCAAACGCTTAGGCAGTATGAGCGTGAGGGATTGGTGGAGCCTTCACGTACACAGGGACGTATGCGTCTCTATTCGCAACGTGATATTGACAGAATGAAGCTTATTTTACGCCTGACACGACAGATGGGAGTAAATCTTGCCGGAGTGGATATTGTGCTGCAGTTAAAAGAACAGATCGATGAGATGCAAAAAGAGATCGATACACTGCGTGAAGAATTAAGCAAGGTCAACAGAAACGGTTCGGTACATTCCAGTAAAGCTTTGGTTGCCAAGAACAGTTACGACATCATTATTTTTGAAGAGTAG
- a CDS encoding glycine zipper 2TM domain-containing protein, translated as MKTLQLKTLVAASAAVIAMSGCAEQGLSNTEEKALIGAAGGAVLGQAIGGNTKSTVAGAALGGVAGALYGSQQDKQRKYYKDQYGHTYYLDSQGRAHYVD; from the coding sequence ATGAAAACGTTACAACTTAAAACACTTGTAGCAGCAAGTGCAGCAGTGATAGCAATGTCAGGATGTGCGGAACAGGGTTTAAGCAACACTGAAGAGAAGGCGCTTATCGGTGCGGCCGGCGGTGCAGTACTGGGACAGGCGATCGGCGGTAATACCAAATCGACTGTAGCCGGAGCAGCGCTTGGAGGAGTAGCCGGTGCACTTTACGGTTCCCAGCAGGACAAACAGCGTAAATACTACAAGGATCAGTACGGGCACACCTACTATCTTGACAGTCAAGGCAGAGCACATTACGTAGATTAA
- the recO gene encoding recombination protein RecO, with translation MICKRSVISHTYSGFTVFWRCLHKTSVKKGYSIKGFILRVRKAKNEDSIALILSRYHIRTYYRFFGARHSILQLGNLVDFEVEGEDGRFLPRLRSLTHIGFPWLFERNRLLLWHNFIQKFEPHLKDTEEIDPFYFDLLLDAAKKWDRQNPKRLICESYIKLLDFEGRLYPDEKCYICEQRIEEEIALMQAFKPAHPYCIYTPALPTKKILDFFESKKTVFLEDHEVDLLFDVVMKGL, from the coding sequence ATGATCTGTAAAAGATCGGTGATCTCTCATACATATTCCGGATTTACAGTTTTTTGGCGGTGCCTCCATAAAACTTCCGTCAAGAAAGGATACAGCATCAAAGGGTTCATACTACGGGTACGAAAAGCCAAAAATGAAGACTCCATTGCTTTGATCCTGAGTAGATATCATATACGTACCTACTATCGTTTTTTTGGTGCACGCCACTCCATCCTGCAGCTGGGAAACCTTGTCGATTTTGAAGTTGAGGGGGAAGACGGCAGGTTTCTTCCACGTCTGCGTTCACTTACGCACATCGGTTTTCCTTGGCTGTTTGAACGCAACAGGTTACTGCTCTGGCATAACTTTATCCAGAAGTTCGAACCTCACCTCAAAGATACCGAAGAGATCGATCCGTTCTACTTCGATCTGCTGCTGGATGCTGCCAAAAAATGGGACAGACAGAATCCGAAACGTCTCATCTGTGAAAGCTACATCAAACTACTGGATTTTGAAGGCAGACTCTACCCAGACGAGAAGTGCTACATATGTGAACAGCGTATCGAAGAGGAGATAGCCCTTATGCAGGCATTCAAGCCGGCACATCCGTATTGTATCTACACTCCTGCACTGCCTACCAAAAAAATACTTGACTTCTTTGAAAGCAAAAAAACAGTCTTTTTGGAGGATCATGAGGTCGACCTGTTGTTCGATGTAGTGATGAAAGGGTTATAA
- the gltB gene encoding glutamate synthase large subunit yields MRDLFTSFKDNCGFGLLCSIDNTPTHQNLEDAIISLSRMMHRGAIAADGKTGDGSGLLLSLPRSFFEYVAGKEGVDLPEQYAVAMVFSRNPSDFDVIEKVCNNNDLEVVYSRTVPVDTNALGEQALATLPTIKQVFVAPKGVVAAERFDALVYLSRKEIEHELKHDRDFYIPSFSTKVVSYKGLVMPTHIKEFYQDLADENFKISFCLFHQRFSTNTLPEWRLAQPFRMIAHNGEINSVTANRFNVKAKMAAVKSNVFSDEEMKRLTDVIQDGMSDSASLDNFMEFLRVNGVDFFKAARSLIPAPWHNASQMDSDLRAFYEYASTCFEPWDGPAAVSMTDGRYIGCVLDRNGLRPSKYIITTDNRLLITSEYGVLQIPEEQIVERGRLQSGEMMGVDLKFGKVLKSHDIDDYLKSMHPYNKWISQNMSYLQEHVPNTSVDEVSTDHHEMEAKQRYFNYTLEVMREVIKPMIVEGKETTGAMGDDTPIAAFSTHQRNFTDFFKQKFAQVTNPPIDPIREKVVTSLNTGFGEVRNVLSDDAEHAKRLKTVLPVMSAEKFAILKEFGTEGNEKYDPAYKYASYDTSYTHDLKASLKTLVEKIVADVRDKGIRTIILDDRGLSSETKTIPMLMVIGRLSQQLVEAELRHLTSIVAVTGEVFDPHSAACMIGYGAAAIYPYLLYYTVEQLVADETDDMQATLRRIRRAMGAGLLKIMSKMGISTISSYRNSRLFDVIGLSDEIVKECFDGTQGLLKGLGYEDIDQRLNSYHQRAYTDKFEGKAKGLYKGGFYKYKKGEEFHDFSRPTIAAIQKCGETGSREDYKKLEELVDKRDKKFIRDFFELHSPREPISIDEVEPVSEIFKRFSTAAMSMGSISQEAHEVLAEAMNTIGAKSNSGEGGEDPARYGTIKNSKIKQIASGRFGVTPEYLRSAEEIQIKVAQGAKPGEGGQLPGSKVSPLIAKLRFTKPGVTLISPPPHHDIYSIEDLAQLIFDMKQINPNAKVAVKLVSTAGVGTIAAGVAKAYADKIIISGGDGGTGAAPIGSIRFAGNPWELGLFEAHNALKANNLRGQVTVETDGGLKTALDVVKAAIFGAEEYAFGTGALVIVGCMMLRVCHLNTCGVGVATQDPHLRARFKGNVQKVINYFTLLAEEVREILASLGYRSLEEIVGKTELLKVIDDEFAKKFDFEQFLEKVDGVDTCQVASNEPYDKNEYEKAIVEELMPTIKDPAKPVVLNKEITNLNRSFGTRISGEIAALYGNKGLPADTITINLTGVTGQSLGAFLAEGVTINVRGAGNDYIGKGMSGGRIVITSSKCGPEFALGGNTCLYGATGGTLYVSGQVGERFAVRNSGATTVVEGTGDHPCEYMTGGTVVILGNTGVNFGAGMTGGKAFVYDEDGTFYEKLNPELVEAIRIDTDEWDFEMFELKRLLKDYVEKTGSRKAQDILDNSRTSIRKFWMVVPRGARPTLETNKKGE; encoded by the coding sequence ATGAGAGATTTATTTACCTCGTTTAAGGATAATTGTGGGTTCGGGCTTTTATGCTCCATCGACAATACACCTACACATCAAAACTTGGAAGATGCCATTATATCGCTGTCACGTATGATGCACAGGGGAGCGATCGCTGCGGACGGAAAGACAGGTGATGGTTCGGGGCTGCTTCTCTCTTTGCCAAGATCATTTTTTGAATATGTAGCGGGAAAAGAGGGTGTGGATCTTCCCGAACAGTATGCTGTAGCGATGGTCTTCTCCCGTAACCCGTCTGATTTTGATGTCATTGAGAAAGTCTGTAACAACAATGATCTTGAAGTGGTCTACAGCCGTACGGTACCGGTAGATACCAATGCTCTTGGAGAACAGGCCCTTGCTACGCTTCCAACCATCAAGCAGGTTTTTGTCGCACCAAAGGGTGTAGTGGCTGCCGAGCGTTTTGATGCGCTCGTCTACCTTTCGCGCAAAGAGATAGAACATGAGCTGAAGCATGACAGAGATTTCTATATCCCTTCATTCTCGACCAAAGTAGTCTCTTACAAGGGACTGGTCATGCCGACACATATTAAAGAGTTCTACCAGGACCTTGCAGATGAGAACTTCAAGATCTCTTTCTGTCTCTTCCATCAGCGTTTCTCCACCAATACTCTGCCTGAGTGGAGACTGGCACAGCCTTTCAGAATGATCGCGCATAACGGTGAGATCAATTCGGTCACCGCCAACCGTTTCAATGTTAAAGCCAAAATGGCGGCAGTGAAATCCAACGTCTTTAGCGATGAGGAGATGAAGCGCCTGACCGATGTGATCCAGGACGGAATGAGTGATTCTGCAAGCCTTGACAACTTTATGGAGTTCCTCAGGGTCAATGGCGTGGACTTCTTCAAGGCAGCACGTTCTCTTATTCCTGCACCATGGCATAATGCATCACAGATGGACAGTGATCTTAGAGCCTTTTATGAGTATGCAAGTACCTGTTTTGAGCCTTGGGACGGACCGGCGGCAGTCAGTATGACCGATGGCCGTTATATTGGCTGTGTACTGGACAGAAACGGTCTGAGACCTTCCAAGTATATCATTACAACCGATAACAGGCTCCTGATCACTTCCGAGTACGGTGTACTTCAGATCCCTGAAGAGCAGATCGTAGAACGCGGACGTTTGCAGTCCGGTGAAATGATGGGGGTTGACCTCAAGTTCGGAAAAGTCCTCAAATCACACGACATCGATGACTATCTCAAGTCCATGCACCCTTACAACAAATGGATCAGTCAGAACATGAGCTATCTCCAGGAGCATGTGCCCAACACATCTGTTGACGAGGTATCGACTGACCATCATGAAATGGAAGCAAAACAGCGCTACTTCAACTATACCCTTGAAGTGATGAGAGAGGTTATCAAGCCGATGATCGTGGAGGGGAAAGAGACCACGGGTGCCATGGGTGACGATACGCCTATTGCTGCCTTTTCTACGCATCAGAGAAACTTTACCGACTTCTTCAAACAGAAGTTTGCACAGGTAACCAATCCGCCGATCGATCCGATCCGTGAGAAGGTCGTTACCAGTCTCAATACAGGTTTCGGTGAGGTCAGAAATGTGCTTTCGGATGATGCCGAGCATGCCAAACGTCTCAAGACCGTGCTGCCTGTCATGTCGGCAGAGAAGTTTGCCATCTTGAAAGAGTTCGGTACAGAAGGGAATGAAAAATACGATCCGGCCTACAAGTATGCTTCTTACGACACCAGCTATACACATGATCTCAAGGCAAGTCTGAAAACGCTTGTAGAGAAGATCGTAGCAGATGTACGTGACAAGGGCATAAGAACGATCATACTTGATGACAGAGGTCTCTCAAGTGAGACAAAGACCATTCCGATGCTAATGGTGATCGGACGCCTGAGCCAACAGCTGGTAGAAGCAGAACTCAGGCATCTTACGAGTATCGTTGCAGTGACAGGTGAGGTCTTTGACCCTCACTCCGCAGCCTGTATGATCGGCTATGGAGCAGCGGCGATCTATCCGTATCTGCTCTACTATACAGTAGAACAGCTTGTTGCAGATGAGACAGATGATATGCAGGCAACGCTTAGACGTATCAGACGTGCTATGGGAGCAGGACTGCTCAAGATCATGTCAAAAATGGGTATCTCTACCATCTCTTCCTACAGAAACTCCAGACTCTTTGATGTGATCGGTCTGAGTGATGAGATCGTCAAAGAGTGTTTTGACGGTACACAGGGACTGCTTAAAGGACTCGGATATGAAGATATCGACCAGAGACTCAACAGCTACCATCAGCGTGCCTATACTGATAAGTTTGAAGGTAAAGCCAAAGGGCTTTACAAGGGTGGATTCTACAAGTATAAAAAAGGAGAAGAGTTCCATGACTTTTCCCGTCCTACTATTGCAGCCATCCAAAAGTGTGGGGAGACAGGAAGCAGAGAGGATTATAAGAAGCTTGAGGAGCTGGTAGATAAAAGGGACAAGAAGTTCATCCGTGATTTCTTTGAGCTTCATTCGCCGAGAGAGCCTATCAGTATTGACGAAGTAGAGCCTGTTTCTGAAATATTCAAACGTTTTTCGACTGCTGCGATGTCCATGGGATCAATCTCACAGGAAGCGCATGAGGTACTGGCCGAAGCGATGAACACTATAGGAGCAAAATCCAACTCCGGAGAGGGGGGTGAAGATCCGGCACGCTACGGAACCATCAAGAACTCCAAGATCAAGCAGATCGCTTCAGGACGTTTCGGTGTGACACCGGAGTACCTGCGTTCGGCTGAAGAGATCCAGATCAAAGTAGCCCAGGGAGCAAAACCGGGCGAAGGCGGACAGCTGCCGGGGAGTAAAGTCTCTCCGCTTATTGCAAAACTGAGATTCACCAAACCGGGAGTGACCCTTATTTCTCCGCCACCGCACCACGACATCTACTCTATCGAAGACCTTGCACAGCTGATCTTTGATATGAAACAGATCAACCCCAATGCGAAGGTAGCGGTTAAACTGGTCTCTACTGCCGGAGTCGGTACCATTGCGGCAGGTGTCGCCAAAGCCTACGCAGACAAGATCATCATTTCCGGTGGAGACGGCGGTACGGGAGCAGCGCCTATCGGTTCGATCCGTTTTGCAGGGAATCCGTGGGAGCTTGGCCTTTTTGAAGCGCACAATGCCCTCAAGGCCAACAATCTAAGAGGTCAGGTAACGGTTGAGACCGATGGTGGTCTTAAAACAGCACTTGATGTGGTCAAAGCAGCGATCTTCGGTGCGGAAGAGTATGCTTTCGGTACGGGCGCACTGGTCATTGTCGGATGTATGATGCTGCGTGTATGTCACCTGAACACCTGTGGTGTCGGTGTTGCGACACAGGATCCTCATCTGCGAGCACGTTTTAAAGGCAATGTGCAGAAAGTCATCAATTACTTTACACTACTTGCAGAAGAGGTCAGGGAGATTCTTGCTTCACTTGGCTATAGAAGCCTTGAAGAGATCGTTGGTAAGACAGAGCTGCTCAAAGTGATTGATGATGAGTTTGCAAAGAAATTCGACTTTGAACAGTTCCTGGAGAAGGTAGACGGTGTGGATACCTGCCAGGTAGCATCCAATGAGCCGTATGATAAGAACGAGTATGAAAAAGCGATCGTTGAGGAGCTGATGCCAACCATAAAAGATCCAGCCAAACCGGTAGTACTCAATAAAGAGATCACCAACCTGAACAGAAGTTTCGGTACACGTATCTCCGGTGAGATCGCAGCACTTTACGGAAATAAAGGATTACCGGCCGATACGATTACCATCAACCTTACAGGTGTTACGGGGCAGTCACTCGGTGCTTTCCTTGCCGAGGGTGTGACAATTAATGTACGTGGTGCAGGAAATGACTACATCGGTAAAGGGATGAGCGGCGGAAGAATTGTGATCACATCAAGCAAATGCGGTCCGGAATTCGCATTGGGCGGGAACACCTGTCTGTATGGTGCAACGGGCGGTACTCTCTATGTCAGCGGTCAGGTTGGAGAACGCTTTGCCGTAAGAAACTCCGGCGCGACCACGGTTGTTGAAGGTACGGGTGATCACCCATGTGAATATATGACAGGCGGAACAGTGGTCATTCTTGGTAATACCGGTGTAAACTTCGGTGCAGGTATGACAGGCGGTAAGGCATTCGTGTATGATGAAGATGGCACTTTCTATGAAAAACTCAACCCTGAGCTTGTAGAAGCGATCCGCATCGATACGGATGAGTGGGACTTTGAGATGTTCGAACTTAAAAGGCTGCTCAAAGACTATGTGGAAAAAACAGGCAGCAGAAAAGCACAGGATATCCTTGATAATTCAAGAACATCCATACGCAAATTCTGGATGGTTGTTCCACGCGGTGCAAGACCGACACTTGAAACAAATAAAAAAGGTGAATAG
- a CDS encoding inositol monophosphatase family protein: protein MSQFIEACIRANEEIAAALQNSFDDTWFEKTEIGAGGDVSSRLDLFAESVFVKHLSHFGQIESEESGLIGEGDVKIIIDPLDGSSNALSLFPYYGTSVARVNARGILDAAVVCNLANGDIFVKTVQNKTRQGKLFSADFQDPKTVPGSEIGLFEKAYANSALIAMMDAEGLKFRAPGAIALSLAYAQTVNFVLFVGPFRIYDFAAGLALCEGLEVIVEQDYVIVSKDIDTVKKLEEMIKKTRSLEKEEVKNGI, encoded by the coding sequence ATGAGCCAGTTTATTGAAGCATGTATCAGAGCCAATGAAGAGATCGCTGCTGCATTGCAGAACAGCTTTGATGATACCTGGTTTGAAAAAACAGAGATCGGTGCCGGGGGCGATGTCAGTTCCAGGCTCGATCTCTTTGCCGAATCTGTTTTTGTCAAACACTTGAGTCATTTCGGGCAGATAGAGTCTGAAGAGTCAGGACTCATAGGGGAAGGTGATGTAAAGATCATTATTGATCCTCTTGACGGTTCTTCCAATGCACTCTCACTTTTTCCCTATTACGGCACCTCGGTTGCAAGAGTGAATGCCCGGGGTATTCTGGATGCAGCAGTAGTCTGCAACCTTGCCAACGGAGATATTTTTGTTAAAACCGTTCAAAACAAAACACGGCAGGGAAAACTCTTTTCTGCTGACTTTCAAGACCCCAAAACGGTTCCCGGCTCGGAGATAGGGCTTTTTGAAAAAGCCTATGCCAATTCGGCACTGATAGCGATGATGGATGCAGAAGGTCTCAAGTTCAGGGCCCCAGGTGCGATCGCTCTCTCTCTGGCTTATGCCCAAACGGTAAACTTTGTACTCTTTGTCGGTCCGTTCCGTATCTATGATTTTGCTGCGGGATTGGCACTTTGCGAAGGGCTTGAAGTGATCGTTGAGCAAGATTATGTTATAGTATCAAAAGATATAGATACGGTCAAAAAACTGGAAGAGATGATAAAAAAGACCAGAAGTTTAGAAAAAGAGGAAGTGAAGAATGGAATTTAG